From Cydia strobilella chromosome 7, ilCydStro3.1, whole genome shotgun sequence, one genomic window encodes:
- the LOC134742671 gene encoding very long chain fatty acid elongase 7-like has protein sequence MASPLPLQLANPSSEVIKMSYLEKVDRYLDSLKVGKSALVDSWFMMSSPIPILCVVIAYLIFVRVGPGLMKNRPPLRITKLITYYNATQVLLSVMMVYKAFNLNIFRDGVLYAGCRYPSNTQNKQLLELGWWYFFAKFTELLDTVFFVLRKKNKQVTFLHVYHHGIMALYSWSYLKFAAGGQGTILALLNSAVHIVMYSYYLLSGLGPQFQKYLWWKKYVTTLQLVQFVIMLAYCIWTHFSPRCQYAVGFTYFISANVTIFLCLFLNFYSKSYKKKKSGEEEIQNEFEKQRNGTKQNGVEANGITTGKNKGVCTNDCKDISNLEDVPCAVDKACGDYIKKGKVFLTRRTAKACEELDYESIIKK, from the exons ATGGCCAGCCCGTTGCCGCTTCAGCTCGCCAATCCTTcta GTGAAGTGATCAAAATGAGTTACCTTGAAAAGGTGGACCGCTACCTTGATTCACTAAAAGTTGGAAAAA GTGCCCTAGTGGACTCATGGTTCATGATGTCGAGTCCGATCCCGATCCTCTGCGTAGTGATCGCGTACCTGATCTTCGTACGCGTAGGCCCCGGTCTGATGAAGAATAGGCCTCCACTCAGGATCACGAAACTCATCACGTATTATAACGCCACGCAAGTGTTGCTGTCTGTGATGATGGTTTACAAG GCTTTTAATTTGAACATATTTCGAGACGGTGTGCTCTATGCGGGGTGCAGATATCCATCAAATACCCAAAACAAACAG CTTTTGGAGCTAGGATGGTGGTATTTCTTCGCCAAGTTCACTGAACTCCTCGACACTGTGTTCTTTGTGCTTCGAAAAAAGAACAAACAG gtGACATTCCTCCACGTATACCACCACGGCATCATGGCTCTCTACTCCTGGAGCTACCTCAAGTTCGCCGCTGGCGGCCAAGGGACCATTCTCGCCCTCCTAAACTCTGCCGTCCATATCGTCATGTACTCCTACTACCTTCTCTCTGGACTGGGGCCTCAGTTCCAAAAGTATTTGTGGTGGAAGAAATATGTCACTACTTTGCAGCTG GTACAATTCGTGATTATGCTCGCCTACTGCATTTGGACTCACTTCTCTCCAAGATGCCAGTACGCGGTCGGCTTCACTTACTTCATATCGGCCAACGTCACCATTTTCCTCTGTCTCTTTCTCAATTTCTATTCCAAAAGctacaagaaaaagaaaagcgGAGAAGAGGAAATACAGAACGAATTCGAGAAACAAAGAAATGGGACCAAACAAAATGGCGTTGAAGCGAATGGTATCACAACAGGAAAGAACAAAGGGGTGTGCACAAATGATTGTAAGGATATTTCCAATCTAGAAGATGTTCCTTGTGCAGTTGACAAAGCTTGTGGAGACTACATTAAGAAAGGCAAGGTGTTCCTTACTAGACGCACAGCCAAAGCGTGTGAAGAACTAGATTACGAAAGTATAATAAAGAAATGA